From Nonlabens sp. Ci31, the proteins below share one genomic window:
- a CDS encoding translocation/assembly module TamB yields MIVLLILFIILAVTFSFPRVQTAVAQYTTSYLNEEYGTDIKIKAIDISFSGDVILKETRALDGRMDTIIYFKELRSSILGFGDMITGHPNLGDTSIDGLYLNMKKYKGDKDDNLNEFINKFGTSEGSSSTPFKLTTDDLNITNSRISIIDENLKYPETFMAKNMNLKSEGLTIEGSNINAVIEGANFDMYTGVMKADANGNKNLRIKNLKADFSYTPSQILANDLIINTAGSQLEGDLKLSYNREDFADFIKKVAWDFDIKNADLSTNELRKFYDEIIENDKVKLKGRLKGPLNDFVVEGLVATTLGDITIDGDMHFKNLIENEDDFFIEGDFNNLQVSNTDLKKFLPNILGKNLPEELNQLGTVKATGYASVNANQVVTRLSGSSRKGNFNSDLVLNNIQSGTIAYNGNIKLQRVDLGSLLGLEEFGKVTLDLDVNGRGFDPENANATLKGRIAQLDFNGYSYRNIKVNGKFKKPIFNGKVSVNDPNLQMDFDGLADLTAAVNTYDFKAKIKYADLNAINIFKRDSLAILQGDIVMNMQGTTLDDAVGTIDINDASYKNPNDTYVFADFSIVSSFKNEERFISINSTDIIEGELSGVFKIAEIPELFKNSIGNVYTNYKSKNITKDQYLDYEFKIYDKIVDLVFPDIALGENTILKGQVASNEAQFRMTFRSPDIKIYDIKLDQVNVQINNQNPLFNTFIKVDGIKNGLYDINDFQLINVTNKDTLLFRTKFNSSSRDTDKFNLSFYHTVNNLNQSVIGIRKSDIIFQGQKWFLNKADKEVQLKFDHDFKTFKLDSLVAKHQEELITLAGDIAGKDNKDLHLDFKDVRISSLTSPIDSLKLKGHIDGVLSLKQTNGNYAPTSDFTVKGFEVNGTPLGDFELSVAGNEDLSLYNVNAQLKDDDQKTFTAQGNINTSGESSKINVNAVFNDFNLVALSPLGGEVLDNIRGLTSGQARLTGDLAAPDINGSLKLRDAGLRIPYLNTDFDIENDSQVTITSTAFNFNNLQLKDTKYETRGLLSGAINHKNFGFWDLDLKIESERLLALDTELTPEALYYGTAFIDGQATITGPVKELFINVIATTGEETVFKVPIDDGESLGDTSAIYFLSPEEKRARISGESVITDKISGLELRFELQVTPAAEVEITVDPTNGSYIRGRGVGNLLLEINTNGKFIMNGDFIVTKGIYNFKYAGIVNKNFIIQPGGTMDWNGSPTNANIDVEAVYTTRANPSILLDNPNLNAQVPVEVLTKLQGDLSFFDPEFIIRFPNTNSVVSSELQYRLDDKSQRQLQALSLVATGSFYNPNSIGQNAVTGNVVESVTGIVNDLVSREDSKFNFGVSYEASERNPNSDLQRSDRFGITLSTQITDRVLINGKLGVPVGSTSSSERAVIGNVEIEFLINEDGTLRLKLFNRENTLQQLGQQEDYTQGLGLQYRIDFNSLKELYERIFKKEMVKQRDIKASEEVDSAPVEF; encoded by the coding sequence ATGATCGTACTGCTTATATTATTCATAATATTAGCAGTAACATTCTCATTTCCAAGAGTTCAAACAGCAGTAGCACAGTATACCACCTCTTATCTTAATGAGGAATACGGTACAGATATAAAAATTAAAGCCATAGATATTTCCTTTTCTGGAGATGTTATCCTTAAAGAAACCAGAGCTTTAGACGGGCGTATGGATACCATCATTTACTTTAAAGAACTCAGATCTTCCATTCTTGGTTTTGGAGATATGATCACTGGACATCCAAATCTAGGAGATACTTCCATAGATGGACTCTACCTTAATATGAAAAAATACAAAGGGGATAAAGATGATAATCTCAATGAATTTATAAATAAATTTGGAACAAGCGAGGGCAGCTCTTCCACACCTTTTAAACTCACCACAGACGATTTAAATATCACCAATTCTAGGATAAGTATTATAGATGAAAATCTAAAGTATCCAGAAACTTTTATGGCAAAGAACATGAACCTAAAGTCTGAAGGACTGACCATAGAAGGTTCTAACATAAATGCTGTAATAGAAGGCGCTAATTTTGACATGTATACAGGCGTCATGAAAGCAGATGCAAACGGCAATAAAAACTTAAGAATTAAAAATTTAAAAGCAGACTTCTCCTATACACCTTCTCAAATTCTTGCTAATGACTTAATCATCAATACGGCTGGTTCCCAATTAGAGGGCGACCTTAAATTATCCTACAATAGAGAAGATTTTGCCGATTTCATAAAAAAAGTAGCATGGGACTTCGATATTAAAAATGCCGATTTATCTACTAACGAGCTTAGAAAATTCTATGATGAAATTATAGAGAATGATAAGGTGAAATTAAAAGGGCGCTTAAAAGGACCGCTCAACGATTTTGTAGTAGAAGGTCTCGTTGCGACTACCTTAGGTGATATTACTATCGATGGAGATATGCACTTTAAAAACCTTATAGAGAACGAAGATGACTTTTTTATAGAAGGTGATTTTAACAACCTGCAAGTCAGCAATACCGATCTTAAAAAATTCTTGCCTAACATCTTAGGAAAGAATTTACCAGAAGAATTAAATCAACTAGGGACTGTAAAAGCAACAGGTTATGCGAGCGTTAATGCCAATCAGGTAGTTACCAGACTTTCTGGAAGTAGTCGTAAAGGAAATTTCAATTCAGATCTAGTGCTTAATAATATACAGAGCGGCACTATTGCTTATAACGGAAACATAAAATTACAGCGTGTTGATTTGGGTTCTTTATTAGGTTTAGAAGAATTTGGTAAAGTAACCTTAGATCTTGATGTAAATGGTCGTGGCTTTGATCCCGAAAATGCCAATGCTACATTAAAAGGAAGAATCGCACAACTAGATTTCAACGGGTATTCCTATCGCAATATTAAAGTAAATGGCAAATTCAAAAAACCCATATTTAACGGTAAGGTATCTGTAAATGACCCTAATCTTCAAATGGATTTTGACGGTCTTGCAGACCTTACTGCTGCCGTAAACACCTACGACTTTAAGGCAAAAATCAAGTATGCTGACTTAAATGCCATCAATATTTTTAAACGTGATTCCCTTGCTATTCTCCAAGGAGATATCGTCATGAATATGCAAGGTACCACCCTAGATGATGCTGTGGGAACCATAGATATTAATGATGCTAGTTATAAAAACCCTAACGATACCTATGTTTTTGCTGACTTCAGTATTGTTTCTAGCTTTAAAAATGAAGAGCGTTTTATTTCTATTAACAGTACAGATATTATTGAAGGAGAACTATCTGGAGTCTTTAAAATTGCTGAAATTCCTGAATTATTTAAAAACAGTATTGGCAATGTGTATACCAATTATAAATCAAAAAACATTACGAAAGATCAATATCTGGATTACGAATTTAAGATTTATGATAAAATAGTAGATCTTGTTTTTCCCGATATCGCTCTAGGCGAAAATACGATTTTAAAAGGCCAGGTAGCCAGTAACGAGGCCCAATTCCGTATGACCTTTAGATCACCAGACATTAAGATCTACGATATAAAACTGGATCAAGTTAATGTACAAATCAATAATCAAAATCCATTATTCAACACATTTATTAAGGTGGATGGAATTAAAAATGGTCTTTATGATATCAATGACTTCCAACTTATTAATGTAACTAATAAAGATACCTTGCTCTTCCGTACTAAGTTTAATAGCTCTTCTAGAGATACAGATAAGTTTAACCTTAGCTTTTACCACACGGTAAATAACCTGAATCAATCTGTGATAGGAATTAGAAAAAGTGATATTATTTTTCAAGGTCAAAAATGGTTTTTAAACAAAGCCGATAAAGAAGTGCAACTTAAATTTGATCACGATTTTAAAACCTTTAAACTGGACAGTCTTGTAGCCAAACACCAAGAAGAACTGATTACGCTTGCCGGGGATATTGCTGGTAAGGATAATAAAGACTTGCATTTAGACTTTAAAGATGTTAGGATTTCCAGTCTGACCTCTCCTATTGACAGTTTAAAACTCAAAGGCCATATTGATGGCGTGTTATCTTTAAAACAAACCAATGGAAATTATGCTCCTACCAGTGATTTTACAGTAAAAGGTTTTGAAGTAAATGGGACTCCTTTAGGAGATTTTGAACTCTCGGTTGCTGGTAATGAAGATTTAAGCCTATACAATGTAAACGCTCAACTCAAAGATGACGATCAAAAAACATTTACCGCACAAGGAAATATAAATACCAGTGGGGAAAGTAGTAAAATCAATGTAAACGCTGTGTTTAACGATTTTAACCTCGTTGCCTTAAGTCCGTTAGGAGGAGAAGTATTAGATAATATAAGAGGACTCACCTCTGGACAAGCAAGACTGACTGGAGATCTCGCTGCTCCTGATATAAATGGATCTTTAAAACTAAGAGATGCCGGACTGCGCATTCCCTATTTAAATACCGACTTTGATATCGAGAATGATTCACAAGTCACCATCACTTCTACAGCTTTTAATTTTAATAATTTACAACTCAAGGATACCAAATACGAGACACGAGGTTTATTATCTGGAGCCATCAACCACAAAAACTTCGGCTTTTGGGATCTGGACTTAAAAATAGAATCAGAAAGATTGTTAGCATTAGATACCGAGTTGACACCAGAGGCCTTGTATTATGGAACAGCGTTTATAGATGGCCAAGCAACGATTACAGGACCTGTAAAAGAGCTTTTTATCAATGTAATCGCCACGACTGGAGAAGAAACTGTTTTTAAAGTACCTATTGATGATGGAGAATCTTTGGGAGACACCTCTGCTATATACTTCTTAAGTCCTGAAGAAAAAAGAGCACGCATCTCTGGTGAATCCGTCATTACAGATAAAATAAGCGGCCTAGAACTCCGATTTGAGCTACAGGTGACACCAGCTGCAGAGGTAGAAATAACCGTAGATCCAACTAACGGGAGTTACATAAGAGGAAGAGGTGTTGGGAATTTACTTTTGGAAATCAATACCAATGGTAAATTCATTATGAATGGAGATTTCATCGTCACAAAGGGAATTTATAATTTCAAATACGCAGGAATAGTAAATAAAAACTTTATCATTCAACCAGGAGGTACCATGGACTGGAATGGAAGCCCTACTAATGCCAACATAGATGTAGAAGCGGTTTATACCACAAGAGCAAATCCGTCTATACTTTTAGACAACCCTAACCTGAACGCTCAAGTTCCAGTAGAAGTACTGACTAAGTTGCAAGGTGATCTCAGTTTCTTTGATCCAGAATTTATCATCAGATTCCCTAACACCAACTCGGTAGTAAGCTCTGAGCTGCAATACCGATTAGATGATAAGTCACAAAGACAATTACAAGCCTTATCCTTAGTTGCCACAGGTTCTTTTTACAACCCTAATAGTATAGGCCAAAATGCAGTAACTGGGAATGTGGTGGAAAGTGTTACTGGAATTGTAAATGATCTAGTGAGTCGCGAGGACAGTAAATTCAACTTCGGAGTGAGTTATGAAGCTTCAGAACGCAATCCCAACTCCGATTTACAACGTTCAGACCGTTTTGGAATAACACTAAGCACACAAATAACAGATCGTGTCTTAATCAATGGTAAACTGGGGGTTCCTGTAGGTTCTACGAGTTCTAGCGAACGCGCGGTCATAGGAAATGTAGAGATTGAATTTCTTATCAATGAAGATGGTACGTTGCGATTAAAATTATTTAATCGAGAAAACACGCTTCAACAATTAGGACAACAAGAAGATTACACCCAAGGTCTCGGATTGCAATACCGCATAGACTTTAATAGTCTTAAAGAACTTTATGAGCGTATTTTCAAAAAGGAAATGGTTAAACAAAGAGACATTAAAGCAAGTGAAGAAGTGGACAGTGCACCTGTTGAGTTTTAA
- a CDS encoding DUF721 domain-containing protein: protein MRNNKKEDFVRMSDVLNDFKAQDKLQKGFEKVDVEGAWKTVMGSGVANYTSQIKFTAGTLFIGLSSSVLRQELLYGRAKIIKNLNEHLGREMIEKLVLR, encoded by the coding sequence ATGAGGAATAATAAAAAAGAAGATTTTGTACGCATGAGCGATGTGTTGAATGATTTTAAAGCTCAAGACAAGCTACAAAAAGGTTTTGAGAAGGTAGATGTAGAAGGTGCTTGGAAAACGGTGATGGGAAGTGGTGTTGCCAATTATACTTCTCAAATAAAGTTCACAGCAGGCACTTTGTTTATAGGTCTTTCCTCTTCTGTATTAAGACAAGAATTGCTATACGGTCGAGCAAAAATAATTAAAAACTTAAATGAACATCTAGGTCGTGAAATGATAGAAAAATTGGTATTGAGATAA
- a CDS encoding lipocalin family protein, translating to MKNLIYLLLAVVMISCTSNEEKIKALEGYWNIDEVILADGTEREFPFSNHMDHFEIDGFKGVKNRVSPTYDGSFVSYGNPIYFEWQEKDGDLSLTFQEGDGAYTQTVKKATKDKLVLLHENGTRYTYKAYTPNEE from the coding sequence ATGAAAAATTTAATATACCTATTACTAGCCGTCGTCATGATTTCTTGTACCAGTAATGAAGAAAAAATAAAAGCCTTAGAAGGCTATTGGAATATAGATGAAGTGATTTTAGCTGATGGGACGGAACGTGAGTTTCCTTTTTCTAATCATATGGATCACTTTGAGATCGATGGATTTAAGGGTGTTAAAAACAGAGTAAGCCCAACTTATGATGGTAGCTTTGTAAGCTATGGAAATCCCATTTATTTTGAATGGCAGGAGAAAGATGGCGATTTAAGCCTTACCTTTCAAGAAGGAGATGGGGCTTACACACAAACAGTAAAAAAAGCAACTAAAGATAAACTAGTTCTTCTTCACGAGAACGGAACACGTTACACTTACAAAGCATACACACCTAATGAGGAATAA
- the recF gene encoding DNA replication/repair protein RecF (All proteins in this family for which functions are known are DNA-binding proteins that assist the filamentation of RecA onto DNA for the initiation of recombination or recombinational repair.), translated as MQLNSISLINYKSFSSADFEFDEKINCFVGNNGVGKTNVLDAIYHLAFAKSYFNPITVQNIKHDEEFFVVNGNFLKNKQEEKIVVSAKKGIKRVVKRNGKIYDRVSDHIGLIPLVIISPADRDLIIEGSDTRRKFLDGVISLSNSKYLNKLIIYNKLLQQRNALLKYFYINRTFDSTALSVYDEQLVDLGSYIHATRTAFLESFTPIFRKYYKQISRSEEVVDIYYKADFNHTDPAQVLKDAQQKDMQLQYTSVGTHKDDLFFLLDDHAVKKFGSQGQQKSFLTALKLAQFEFIKQESGTVPILLLDDIFDKLDASRVAQIIDMVNDDQFGQLFISDTHPERTEAVIKQTQQSYKIFRL; from the coding sequence ATGCAACTTAATTCCATAAGTCTTATCAACTATAAAAGTTTCTCCTCTGCCGATTTTGAGTTCGATGAGAAGATAAATTGCTTTGTGGGAAACAATGGTGTGGGAAAAACCAACGTTTTGGACGCGATTTACCACCTTGCTTTTGCAAAAAGCTACTTCAATCCTATAACGGTACAAAATATCAAGCATGACGAAGAGTTTTTTGTGGTGAACGGTAACTTTTTGAAAAATAAACAAGAAGAAAAAATAGTCGTTAGTGCCAAAAAAGGTATCAAACGTGTCGTGAAACGCAATGGAAAAATCTACGATAGGGTCAGTGACCACATAGGATTGATTCCGCTGGTGATCATCTCTCCTGCAGATCGCGATTTGATCATTGAAGGAAGCGATACCCGACGTAAATTTCTGGACGGTGTGATTTCTTTAAGTAATTCAAAGTATTTGAATAAGTTGATCATTTACAATAAGCTGCTTCAACAACGCAATGCTTTGCTTAAATACTTTTATATCAACCGTACTTTTGACAGTACTGCTCTATCAGTTTATGACGAGCAATTAGTTGATTTAGGAAGTTATATCCACGCCACTCGAACTGCTTTTTTAGAATCATTCACTCCTATTTTTAGAAAGTATTACAAGCAAATTTCTCGTTCAGAAGAGGTAGTAGATATTTACTATAAAGCTGATTTTAACCATACAGATCCTGCTCAAGTTTTAAAAGACGCACAGCAAAAAGATATGCAGCTCCAATATACCAGCGTAGGAACGCATAAAGATGATTTGTTTTTTTTACTGGATGATCATGCGGTAAAAAAATTCGGTAGTCAAGGACAACAAAAGAGCTTTTTAACCGCTTTAAAATTAGCGCAGTTTGAATTTATCAAACAAGAAAGTGGTACGGTTCCTATCTTGCTTCTCGATGATATTTTTGATAAATTAGATGCCTCTAGAGTTGCTCAGATTATTGATATGGTGAATGATGATCAATTTGGTCAGTTGTTTATAAGCGACACGCATCCTGAAAGAACCGAGGCCGTGATCAAACAAACCCAGCAATCTTATAAGATTTTTAGGTTATGA
- a CDS encoding tetratricopeptide repeat protein, which translates to MPVQLKTIMATYNKRGYKPKSKPEKDDQDELFNDSDSTTAEVFSTLDEGASKTEKWVEKNQKVIIIVVALIAIGAIGAWAYNQFVMKPKQIEAFSETSEANKYYDLALNSTGKEKDSLYNIALEGANGKYGLVQIAEEYKGTDAGNLATYQAGMAYLNIGGDQLQKAIDYLKAYEGGDSVLKSIAQAGIGDALVQAGQAGDAISFYMDAANTNQNEFSTPKYLLKAAQVAITTGDYSTAITALERIEENYPEAAEAKTAQVLLGQAQAAYN; encoded by the coding sequence TTGCCCGTTCAATTAAAGACTATTATGGCTACTTATAACAAAAGAGGATATAAACCGAAATCAAAACCAGAAAAGGATGATCAGGATGAACTTTTTAATGATTCTGATTCGACTACGGCTGAAGTATTTAGTACCCTTGACGAAGGTGCTAGTAAGACCGAAAAGTGGGTAGAGAAAAACCAAAAGGTTATTATCATAGTCGTCGCTCTTATCGCGATAGGTGCTATAGGTGCATGGGCGTACAATCAATTTGTAATGAAACCTAAGCAAATAGAAGCTTTTTCAGAGACTAGTGAAGCAAACAAGTATTATGATCTAGCGCTTAATTCTACTGGGAAAGAAAAGGACTCTCTTTATAACATTGCACTGGAAGGGGCAAATGGAAAATATGGTCTTGTTCAAATCGCTGAAGAATATAAAGGCACTGATGCAGGAAATCTCGCTACTTATCAGGCAGGAATGGCTTATCTCAATATTGGTGGTGATCAACTTCAAAAAGCAATTGATTATTTAAAAGCTTATGAAGGCGGAGATTCTGTTCTTAAATCTATAGCACAAGCAGGAATAGGTGATGCCCTAGTGCAAGCTGGACAGGCTGGCGATGCGATTTCCTTTTATATGGATGCTGCTAATACCAACCAGAATGAGTTTTCTACTCCTAAATACCTCCTTAAAGCTGCACAAGTAGCTATAACAACTGGAGATTACAGCACTGCAATTACTGCATTAGAGAGAATTGAAGAAAACTATCCAGAAGCAGCTGAAGCTAAAACAGCACAAGTTCTTTTAGGTCAAGCACAAGCAGCTTATAACTAA
- the ribH gene encoding 6,7-dimethyl-8-ribityllumazine synthase, with amino-acid sequence MATLGKDLSHYDKESLPDATEMRIGIVVSEWNEDITENLFKGAYKTLLDCGIDADRIFRMDVPGSFELIYGCKNMQYASYPVKNGKLRQGLDAIIAIGNVIRGETAHFDFVCQGVTSGIKDLNLNKSRVPVIFCVLTDDTHAQSVARSGGIHGNKGSEAAVAAIKMAAIKQGL; translated from the coding sequence ATGGCAACCCTAGGAAAAGATTTATCGCATTACGACAAGGAAAGTCTTCCAGACGCCACAGAGATGCGTATAGGCATCGTTGTTTCTGAATGGAACGAAGACATCACTGAAAATCTTTTTAAAGGAGCCTATAAGACCTTATTGGACTGTGGTATCGATGCAGATCGCATCTTCCGTATGGATGTTCCTGGTTCTTTTGAGTTGATCTACGGATGCAAGAATATGCAGTATGCTTCTTATCCCGTAAAAAACGGTAAATTAAGGCAAGGCTTAGACGCTATTATTGCTATAGGTAATGTCATACGCGGCGAAACAGCTCACTTTGATTTTGTATGCCAAGGTGTTACCAGTGGTATCAAAGATTTGAACCTCAATAAATCTAGAGTTCCCGTCATCTTTTGTGTCTTAACAGACGATACTCATGCACAGTCTGTCGCTCGTAGCGGTGGTATTCATGGTAATAAAGGTAGTGAGGCAGCCGTAGCCGCGATTAAAATGGCTGCTATTAAGCAAGGGCTATAG
- a CDS encoding SIR2 family NAD-dependent protein deacylase — protein sequence MKNLVVLSGAGVSAESGISTFRDAGGLWEGHDIMEVASPEGFSANPTLVLDFYNKRRAQLHQVAPNKAHFCIAGLEHNYQVHVITQNVDDLHERAGSSQVTHLHGELKKSRSSENSLEIQECHGDINLGDLSPDGSQLRPHIVWFGEEVPAMDQAIEIVSKADVLLIVGTSMQVYPAAGLKDFAPSTTPIYFVDPAPSLDSHGRLTVIKEKAGKGVQMVADLIS from the coding sequence ATGAAAAATCTAGTCGTACTCTCTGGAGCTGGCGTCAGCGCCGAAAGTGGTATTTCAACCTTTAGAGATGCTGGCGGACTTTGGGAAGGACACGATATTATGGAAGTGGCTTCTCCTGAAGGATTTTCAGCTAACCCTACTCTAGTGCTCGATTTTTACAATAAACGCCGGGCGCAACTGCATCAAGTAGCGCCTAATAAAGCGCATTTTTGTATTGCTGGACTGGAACACAATTACCAAGTGCACGTGATCACACAAAATGTAGATGACCTTCATGAACGCGCTGGGTCATCTCAAGTAACACATCTTCATGGTGAGTTGAAAAAATCACGTAGTTCTGAGAACAGTCTTGAGATTCAAGAATGCCATGGCGACATTAATTTAGGTGATTTAAGTCCAGATGGATCGCAACTGCGTCCACATATTGTATGGTTTGGAGAGGAAGTTCCTGCCATGGATCAAGCCATAGAAATCGTATCAAAAGCAGATGTCTTGCTCATTGTAGGAACCTCCATGCAAGTATATCCAGCGGCTGGACTTAAAGATTTTGCTCCCAGTACTACACCCATTTATTTTGTAGATCCAGCACCCTCTTTAGATTCTCACGGTAGACTTACTGTAATTAAAGAAAAAGCAGGGAAAGGAGTTCAAATGGTGGCCGATTTAATTTCTTAA
- the pheT gene encoding phenylalanine--tRNA ligase subunit beta: MKVSYNWIKQFINVPEALEEHTALLTSLGLEVEGVEKFESVKGGLEGIVVGHVESCEQHTNADKLKVTRVNIGTETLQIVCGAPNVAVGQKVPVATIGTTLYDDKGEAWKIKKGKIRGEESHGMICAEDELGLGASHAGIMVLDENLEVGTLLKDIFSIENDHVIEIGLTPNRSDAMSHMGVARDLRAGLAVKADAIEFITPSVSSFYIDNRSGRVDIEVENIELAPRYCGVTLTGIKIKESPEWIKNRLKAIGLVPKNNVIDVTNYVMHELGQPLHAFDLNKITGNKIIVKTLAKDTPFTTLDGIEHLLHEEDLMICDTEKPLCIAGVYGGENSGVTEGTTSIFLESAYFNPVSVRKTAKRHNFNTDASFRFERGIDPNITEYALKRAALLIQETAGGEISSDITDVYSQKIEDQQVFLPFAKVDSLIGQEIPREEIKSILRTLDINVNNVTESGLGLTIPAYRNDVTRPADVIEEILRVYGYDRIEGSSKLNATIATSSRFENNRIQNIVAQQLVGQGFVEMMANSLTSEKNHTLTDHISSKNEVRMLNPLSSDLAVMRQSLIYGGLEAVAHNLNRKQENLRLFEFGSSYHQYQERQFTENKHLSIITAGNTGDQSWNSTSQPADFFYLKGAVISVLKRLGINTVNEKPTKLEFLSEGIALSSGAKIADLGVVKKKVAKHFGVEVTVHFANIYWGEILKLVSKKHTPVTQIPKFPEVSRDFALLVDHAVSFKELREIALNSEKKLLKSVQLFDVYEGSKLPEGKKSYALNFTLQDTNKTLTDKQIDKTMNKIQQQLEDHAGAVLR, from the coding sequence ATGAAAGTTTCCTATAACTGGATCAAGCAATTTATCAACGTCCCAGAAGCGCTGGAAGAACATACTGCATTACTGACCTCTTTAGGGTTAGAAGTGGAAGGCGTGGAAAAATTTGAAAGTGTCAAAGGCGGTCTGGAAGGCATCGTGGTAGGTCATGTTGAATCCTGTGAACAACATACTAATGCCGATAAGCTTAAAGTTACCAGAGTAAACATAGGGACAGAGACGCTGCAAATTGTTTGTGGAGCCCCTAATGTAGCTGTTGGTCAAAAGGTGCCTGTGGCAACCATAGGAACAACTCTTTATGACGATAAAGGCGAAGCTTGGAAGATTAAAAAAGGGAAAATACGAGGTGAAGAAAGCCACGGAATGATCTGTGCTGAAGACGAATTAGGCTTGGGAGCTTCTCATGCGGGAATCATGGTGCTGGATGAAAACCTAGAGGTAGGCACCTTGCTTAAAGACATATTCTCGATAGAAAATGATCACGTGATTGAAATAGGTTTAACACCTAACCGCTCTGATGCGATGTCACATATGGGTGTTGCTCGTGATTTAAGAGCTGGTCTTGCAGTAAAGGCAGATGCAATAGAATTTATTACTCCATCAGTAAGTAGTTTTTACATAGATAACCGTTCTGGAAGAGTAGATATAGAAGTAGAAAATATAGAGTTGGCACCACGTTATTGTGGAGTAACGCTTACTGGAATTAAAATAAAAGAATCGCCTGAGTGGATTAAAAATAGATTAAAAGCTATAGGTCTGGTTCCTAAAAATAATGTGATTGATGTTACCAATTACGTGATGCACGAGTTGGGGCAGCCGTTACATGCTTTTGACCTAAATAAAATAACTGGCAACAAAATCATTGTTAAAACACTGGCAAAAGATACTCCTTTTACAACGCTGGATGGCATAGAGCACTTGTTACACGAAGAGGATTTAATGATTTGTGATACAGAGAAACCTTTGTGTATTGCTGGAGTTTACGGTGGTGAAAATAGCGGCGTAACGGAAGGAACAACTTCTATATTTTTAGAAAGTGCTTATTTTAATCCGGTGAGTGTGCGTAAAACTGCCAAAAGACATAACTTTAATACCGATGCTTCTTTTAGATTTGAGCGAGGTATTGACCCTAATATTACGGAGTATGCTTTGAAAAGGGCAGCCTTGCTTATTCAAGAAACTGCTGGTGGAGAAATCTCCAGTGATATTACCGATGTGTATTCTCAAAAAATTGAAGACCAACAAGTATTTCTTCCTTTTGCAAAAGTAGACTCGTTGATAGGACAAGAAATTCCTCGTGAGGAAATCAAGAGTATTTTAAGAACGCTGGATATCAATGTGAACAATGTTACCGAGTCTGGTTTAGGGCTTACTATTCCAGCTTATAGAAATGATGTGACTCGTCCTGCAGATGTGATCGAAGAGATTCTAAGGGTTTATGGATACGATCGTATAGAAGGTTCTTCTAAACTGAATGCTACCATTGCAACCTCGTCTAGATTTGAAAATAATAGAATACAAAACATAGTTGCCCAACAACTGGTAGGACAAGGTTTTGTAGAGATGATGGCCAATAGTTTGACATCTGAAAAGAATCATACCTTGACAGATCATATCTCATCTAAAAACGAAGTGCGTATGTTGAATCCATTGAGTAGTGATCTTGCTGTGATGCGACAGAGCTTGATTTATGGTGGTCTTGAAGCTGTAGCACATAATTTAAATAGGAAGCAAGAGAATTTAAGATTGTTTGAATTCGGTAGCTCTTATCATCAATATCAAGAACGTCAGTTTACAGAAAACAAACACCTGAGCATTATCACCGCTGGAAATACTGGCGATCAAAGTTGGAACAGCACTTCTCAACCAGCCGATTTCTTTTATTTAAAAGGAGCTGTGATTTCTGTTTTAAAACGACTAGGGATCAACACGGTAAATGAAAAACCCACTAAATTAGAATTTCTAAGTGAAGGAATAGCACTGAGTAGTGGTGCAAAAATTGCTGATTTAGGAGTGGTAAAAAAGAAGGTAGCTAAACATTTTGGTGTAGAAGTAACGGTACATTTTGCTAATATTTATTGGGGAGAGATTTTAAAATTGGTTTCTAAGAAACATACTCCAGTAACCCAGATTCCTAAATTTCCTGAAGTAAGTAGGGATTTTGCACTTCTTGTGGATCATGCAGTAAGCTTTAAAGAACTGAGAGAAATAGCACTTAATTCTGAAAAGAAGCTATTGAAATCAGTGCAGTTATTTGACGTGTATGAGGGAAGTAAATTGCCTGAAGGCAAAAAGTCTTATGCCTTGAATTTTACACTTCAAGACACCAACAAAACACTTACTGATAAGCAAATTGATAAGACTATGAATAAAATCCAACAGCAGCTAGAGGATCATGCTGGTGCGGTGTTGAGGTAA